The following coding sequences are from one Lolium rigidum isolate FL_2022 chromosome 6, APGP_CSIRO_Lrig_0.1, whole genome shotgun sequence window:
- the LOC124665898 gene encoding uncharacterized protein LOC124665898, with protein MAAISSTSYFSSQPQLPSSSSTASTSRSSGRQPRNRRTGSCVMLEGAASVGGAVVGRTRSLTEEDLEELKGCLDLGFGFAYHEIPELCGTLPGLELCYSMTRRFLDEQRAPGHLDLEPAAAAAPIPDWKISGPGDDPEEVKARLKYWAQTVACTVKLCS; from the exons ATGGCGGCCATCTCCTCCACCTCCTACTTCTCCTCGCAGCCGCAgctgccgtcctcctcctccaccgccagcaCCAGCAGAAGCAGCGGCCGGCAGCCCCGCAACCGGCGGACCGGTAGCTGCGTCATGCTCGAGGGGGCGGCCTCTGTTGGCGGCGCggtggtggggaggaccaggagcctGACGGAGGAGGACCTGGAGGAGCTCAAGGGCTGCCTCGACCTCGGCTTCGGATTCGCTTACCATGAGATCCCAGAGCTATGCGGGACGCTTCCGGGGCTGGAGCTCTGCTACTCGATGACGAGGAGGTTCCTCGACGAGCAGAGGGCGCCGGGGCACCTGGACCTGGAgcccgcagcggcggcggcgcccatcCCGGACTGGAAGATCTCCGGACCTG GTGATGATCCAGAGGAAGTGAAAGCTAGGCTCAAGTATTGGGCTCAGACAGTGGCATGCACAGTCAAACTATGCAGCTGA